In Dyadobacter sp. NIV53, a single window of DNA contains:
- a CDS encoding NCS2 family permease, translating into MFSASGLKENNTSLSTEILAGISSFLATAYIIVVNPSILSQTGMPFSAVLTATVLVSFFSSFMMGWYANNPILVAPGMGLNAFFTFTAVFTEKLSWQVALGTVFWSGIFFLLLSVFNVRSYIVKAIPKPLRYAIASGIGLFITLIGFANAKFIVANPATMIGIGQLNASTLTFIAGLLVTVILLIRNVKGSILIGIIFTSLLAWPIGRYWGGTEAVITINHIIAKPDFSLVFQLDLVNSLKWSLAPIILAFVFTDMFDSLSTFVGLAEASNLLDENGEPRNLQKSLIVDAFSTTIAGLTGSSPGTAYIESAVGIEQGGKTGLTAMVGAVLFLPFLFLSPLISAVPAIATAPALVLVGVFMMKPIVKINWNQLDEAFPAFLAMVLIPFTYSITHGIIWGFLSWTVLQIATGKLKEVSLALWIINVFAILALIL; encoded by the coding sequence ATGTTTTCCGCTTCCGGATTAAAAGAAAATAACACGTCCCTATCCACAGAAATTCTTGCCGGAATATCTTCCTTTTTAGCAACGGCCTATATTATTGTCGTCAATCCATCCATTCTCAGCCAGACCGGAATGCCGTTTTCGGCTGTACTGACTGCCACGGTACTGGTTTCTTTTTTCAGCAGTTTTATGATGGGCTGGTATGCCAACAATCCGATTCTGGTAGCACCGGGAATGGGGCTCAATGCATTTTTCACTTTCACCGCCGTTTTTACTGAAAAACTGAGTTGGCAGGTTGCTCTGGGAACCGTATTCTGGTCGGGCATATTCTTCCTGTTGTTATCCGTTTTTAATGTCCGGTCCTACATTGTGAAAGCCATTCCCAAACCATTACGATACGCAATAGCTTCGGGAATTGGATTGTTTATTACGCTGATTGGTTTTGCAAATGCAAAGTTTATCGTTGCCAATCCGGCAACAATGATTGGTATTGGCCAGCTGAATGCATCCACACTTACCTTCATTGCAGGTTTACTGGTTACCGTTATTCTGCTGATCAGGAATGTAAAAGGCAGTATCCTGATCGGCATCATTTTCACCAGTTTGCTTGCCTGGCCAATCGGAAGGTACTGGGGTGGCACTGAGGCCGTTATTACAATCAATCACATTATTGCCAAACCTGATTTCAGCCTGGTTTTTCAGCTGGATCTGGTCAATTCATTGAAGTGGAGCCTTGCTCCTATCATACTGGCTTTTGTCTTTACAGATATGTTCGACAGCCTTTCCACTTTTGTTGGCCTTGCGGAAGCATCCAATCTGCTCGATGAAAATGGTGAACCCAGAAACCTGCAAAAATCCCTGATAGTCGATGCGTTTTCCACAACCATTGCCGGACTTACAGGCAGCAGCCCCGGAACGGCGTATATAGAATCAGCGGTAGGAATAGAACAGGGTGGAAAAACTGGATTAACTGCCATGGTAGGCGCCGTGCTTTTCCTGCCTTTTTTGTTTTTATCTCCGTTAATCAGCGCTGTTCCCGCCATTGCAACTGCTCCGGCTTTAGTTTTGGTTGGTGTTTTTATGATGAAGCCAATCGTAAAAATAAACTGGAACCAGCTCGATGAAGCTTTTCCCGCATTTCTGGCAATGGTACTCATTCCATTCACTTACTCCATAACCCACGGAATCATCTGGGGATTTCTGAGCTGGACAGTTCTTCAGATTGCAACAGGAAAATTGAAAGAAGTAAGTCTGGCACTCTGGATTATCAACGTTTTTGCCATATTGGCACTTATTCTCTAA
- a CDS encoding DUF2892 domain-containing protein — translation MESTINFIKEKIGNAGDSIDEVQNVGNTERIISIIAGIALTYYGIQKKETLLGKGLTFAGGLLLTRGTSGFCPVNKTIGRNTVVS, via the coding sequence ATGGAATCGACAATTAATTTTATCAAAGAAAAAATTGGAAATGCAGGCGATAGTATAGATGAGGTTCAGAATGTGGGAAACACCGAGCGCATTATTTCAATAATTGCCGGAATCGCGCTTACCTATTACGGAATTCAAAAAAAGGAGACCCTATTAGGTAAGGGACTGACCTTTGCGGGTGGCCTGCTTTTAACCAGGGGAACCAGCGGTTTTTGTCCTGTAAATAAAACAATTGGCCGCAATACAGTAGTTAGCTAA
- a CDS encoding TldD/PmbA family protein has product MEILTREEAKKIIDKVLAFSKADEMSVELTGKRTGNIRFARNSVSTSGETYNLSLSITSVFGKKLGTSTVNEFDNASLEKAVRRSEEVARLAPENDEYLPMPGPQKYPESNGFLDSTAKLDPAQRAKFAKDSILTVRENKLTGAGFLEDSSGFEALGNSKGLFAYNKSTAVDFSITVRTADGMGSGYGSGDFNDSTLLDTKVSTNIAIQKAITSRGAKGFEPGKYTVILEPTAAGELISFMISAMDARTADEGRSFLSKKGGGTRIGEKLLDERITIYSDPSDKDIPAKPFSSEGLPLEKVVWFDKGVVKNMSYSRFWAKNKGVKPILQPEGFIMEGGTESLADLIKGTDKGILVTRFWYTRWLDPQTLLYTGLTRDGTFYIENGQIKHPVKNFRFNESPVIMLNNLEAIGKPVRTRGNMVPPLKIRDFTFSSLSDAV; this is encoded by the coding sequence ATGGAGATTTTAACCAGAGAAGAAGCAAAAAAAATAATAGATAAGGTTTTAGCCTTTTCTAAAGCTGACGAAATGAGCGTGGAGCTTACAGGAAAACGAACGGGAAATATTCGTTTTGCGCGTAATTCTGTTTCAACAAGCGGTGAGACCTACAATCTTTCTTTGTCAATCACTTCAGTATTTGGCAAAAAACTGGGTACCTCCACAGTGAATGAGTTTGATAATGCTTCGTTGGAAAAAGCGGTTCGCAGATCAGAGGAAGTGGCCAGACTGGCTCCTGAAAATGATGAATATCTGCCTATGCCCGGCCCGCAGAAATATCCGGAAAGCAACGGTTTTCTGGATTCAACTGCGAAACTTGATCCGGCACAGCGCGCCAAATTTGCAAAAGACAGTATTCTGACGGTTCGCGAAAACAAATTAACAGGTGCCGGATTTCTGGAAGATTCTTCCGGATTTGAAGCATTGGGAAACAGCAAGGGTTTGTTTGCCTACAACAAGAGTACAGCAGTCGATTTTTCCATTACTGTACGCACTGCTGACGGGATGGGGTCGGGCTACGGATCCGGCGATTTTAATGACAGTACATTACTGGATACCAAAGTTTCCACTAACATTGCGATTCAGAAAGCCATTACTTCAAGAGGTGCAAAAGGGTTTGAACCCGGAAAATATACGGTGATCCTGGAACCAACGGCGGCAGGAGAGTTAATATCATTCATGATCAGCGCCATGGACGCCAGAACAGCTGATGAAGGAAGAAGTTTCCTGAGCAAAAAAGGGGGCGGAACGCGAATAGGAGAGAAGCTGCTCGACGAAAGGATAACCATCTATTCAGATCCATCCGACAAAGATATTCCTGCAAAACCATTTTCGTCAGAAGGGCTTCCACTTGAAAAAGTGGTCTGGTTTGATAAAGGTGTTGTGAAAAATATGTCTTATTCTCGCTTTTGGGCAAAAAATAAAGGTGTTAAACCTATATTACAGCCGGAAGGATTTATAATGGAAGGCGGAACCGAATCACTTGCTGACCTGATCAAAGGAACAGATAAAGGCATTCTGGTAACACGTTTCTGGTACACGCGCTGGCTCGATCCGCAAACGCTGCTTTATACAGGACTCACGCGTGACGGCACTTTTTACATTGAAAATGGCCAGATCAAACATCCCGTCAAAAACTTCCGGTTCAATGAAAGTCCGGTCATTATGCTGAATAATCTGGAAGCGATCGGTAAACCTGTCAGGACAAGAGGAAATATGGTGCCGCCATTGAAAATAAGGGATTTCACTTTTTCAAGCCTTTCAGATGCGGTATAG
- a CDS encoding START domain-containing protein — protein MHKTIILLLFFCFEITSVFGQSVWKLVTEEEGITVFSKVVPGSKIKALKVECILKSSASQLVELLLDVNTADQWVYRTKSCVLLKKVSASELYYYSEVSLPWPLENRDFVAHIAVSQHPATKVITVDAPAIPGWVEDKKGIVRINHSKGLWIITPIGKEKVKLEYTLQVDPGGIIPAWAVNMFAAQGPIESFKNMKKQLQLPRYKNVVLGFIKD, from the coding sequence ATGCATAAAACCATCATTCTTTTATTATTTTTTTGTTTTGAAATAACCAGTGTTTTTGGTCAGTCCGTCTGGAAACTGGTTACCGAGGAAGAAGGTATAACAGTTTTTTCAAAGGTTGTTCCGGGATCAAAAATAAAAGCGCTTAAAGTGGAGTGTATTTTGAAATCCAGCGCTTCACAATTGGTTGAATTATTACTGGACGTCAATACTGCGGATCAGTGGGTTTATAGAACCAAATCCTGTGTTTTACTGAAAAAGGTTTCAGCTTCCGAATTGTATTATTATTCCGAAGTAAGTCTGCCCTGGCCACTTGAAAATCGTGATTTTGTTGCACATATCGCAGTAAGCCAGCACCCGGCGACCAAAGTTATAACGGTAGATGCACCTGCTATTCCGGGTTGGGTTGAGGACAAAAAGGGAATTGTCAGGATCAACCATTCCAAAGGGCTTTGGATAATCACACCAATTGGAAAAGAAAAAGTGAAGCTCGAATATACGTTACAGGTGGATCCGGGCGGCATTATTCCAGCCTGGGCAGTTAATATGTTCGCCGCCCAGGGCCCGATTGAAAGTTTTAAAAACATGAAAAAGCAGTTGCAACTTCCCAGGTACAAAAACGTGGTTTTGGGATTTATAAAGGATTAA
- a CDS encoding lipocalin-like domain-containing protein encodes MKKLFVIALVLGFGFKVQAQNAENKLENKSEPITGVWSLAAVENINPDGSKTLPYGNDPNGLLIFDTSGRYAIQILKAIRPKVAAGDKNKATPEENAALVQGNNSHFGRYSVDETNRTITFQVEHAFYPNWEGTVQVRSYTMKDNELKYIVTQTTNGGAVTAVVVWRKK; translated from the coding sequence ATGAAAAAGCTTTTTGTGATAGCGCTAGTACTGGGATTCGGATTTAAGGTTCAAGCACAAAATGCAGAAAATAAGTTAGAAAATAAAAGCGAACCAATAACCGGCGTCTGGTCATTGGCAGCAGTAGAAAATATTAATCCGGATGGAAGTAAAACACTTCCTTACGGCAACGATCCCAATGGATTACTTATTTTTGATACAAGCGGCCGGTATGCAATTCAAATTTTGAAAGCAATTCGTCCCAAGGTTGCAGCCGGAGATAAAAACAAAGCGACACCGGAAGAAAATGCTGCACTGGTTCAGGGTAACAATTCGCATTTTGGCCGTTATTCAGTCGACGAAACTAACCGAACCATTACATTTCAGGTAGAGCACGCATTTTATCCAAACTGGGAAGGAACGGTTCAGGTAAGATCTTACACAATGAAAGACAACGAATTAAAATACATTGTTACACAAACCACGAACGGAGGTGCTGTAACGGCGGTAGTTGTATGGAGGAAAAAGTAA
- a CDS encoding M20/M25/M40 family metallo-hydrolase — protein sequence MNSKIALLLIAAGLSLPEIGSAQKLTKEEILVTKNVEKNQKESVKFLEETVNINSGSQNPAGVKTVGALYKKMLEDIGFTTTWVDMPESMNRGGHLIAEIKGTKGKKLMLIGHMDTVFEADSPFQKWEQKDSIAVGPGSCDMKGGNIVMIYALRAMKEANMLKDRQIVVVLHGDEESAGAPIEISRKDIIDIAKRSDIALGFENGTGFNYATVARRGSSGWSLKVSGKQAHSSGIFSDGAGAGAIYETARILNSFYQELKEPNLTYSPGLIMGGTATDMTSTSIDGKASGKTNLIANTTVVNGDLRFLTDEQLKNARTKMKEIVAKNLPLTQAEITFKDGYPSMPPTDGNMAVLNVLNKVSLDLGQGEVKPFDPGKRGAGDISFVAKYVDGLDGLGVQGGGAHAPGEFVDLNSIEAIVKRTAILMLRLTK from the coding sequence ATGAATTCAAAAATAGCTCTTCTTCTCATTGCTGCTGGGTTAAGCCTGCCGGAAATAGGTTCTGCCCAAAAACTAACAAAAGAAGAAATTCTGGTTACGAAGAATGTTGAGAAAAATCAGAAAGAATCCGTAAAATTTTTAGAAGAAACGGTCAACATCAACAGCGGGTCACAGAATCCTGCGGGTGTTAAAACGGTAGGTGCTTTGTACAAAAAGATGCTGGAAGATATCGGTTTTACCACAACTTGGGTTGATATGCCCGAATCCATGAATCGCGGAGGGCACCTGATTGCCGAAATAAAAGGAACCAAAGGGAAAAAACTCATGCTGATCGGCCACATGGATACAGTTTTCGAAGCAGACAGCCCATTCCAGAAATGGGAACAAAAAGATTCTATCGCAGTCGGGCCTGGAAGCTGCGACATGAAAGGAGGAAATATAGTTATGATCTACGCATTACGTGCTATGAAAGAAGCCAATATGCTGAAAGACAGACAGATTGTCGTAGTACTTCACGGAGATGAGGAAAGTGCGGGTGCCCCGATTGAGATCAGTCGCAAGGATATCATTGATATTGCTAAAAGGAGCGATATTGCACTGGGTTTTGAGAATGGAACGGGGTTCAATTATGCAACTGTTGCGCGTCGCGGTTCAAGCGGTTGGTCGTTAAAAGTTTCCGGAAAACAGGCGCATTCATCTGGGATTTTTTCTGATGGTGCAGGGGCGGGCGCGATTTATGAAACAGCCAGAATCCTGAATTCTTTTTACCAGGAATTAAAGGAACCGAACCTCACTTACAGCCCGGGCCTGATCATGGGTGGAACTGCAACGGATATGACATCAACTTCCATTGATGGAAAAGCATCCGGCAAAACCAACCTGATTGCCAACACGACAGTTGTAAACGGCGATCTTCGTTTTCTGACCGACGAGCAACTGAAAAATGCACGTACCAAAATGAAAGAAATTGTGGCAAAAAATCTTCCGTTGACACAAGCTGAAATTACGTTTAAAGACGGTTATCCTTCCATGCCTCCAACCGACGGTAATATGGCAGTTCTAAATGTTTTGAATAAGGTAAGCCTGGATTTGGGACAGGGCGAGGTTAAGCCATTTGATCCGGGAAAAAGAGGTGCTGGAGATATCTCATTCGTAGCAAAATATGTGGATGGATTGGACGGATTGGGTGTACAGGGCGGCGGTGCGCATGCTCCTGGTGAGTTTGTTGACCTGAATTCTATTGAAGCAATTGTAAAAAGGACAGCGATCCTCATGTTGAGGCTTACAAAATAA
- a CDS encoding AraC family transcriptional regulator — protein sequence MPVANQVLYQPFEIEYKELSVFPKKTYRNSFFVLIYILEGSGIQYVNNHRFNYRKGNLFLITPQDTYFFDIINPTTFFFLSFNQSYIKTSKDNDWVERMDFIMNNASHRPGCILKNRLDKPLIASLVENIVQELSNQQLYHSKITETIVNAIILVVARNIALKLPKNIKENTGEAVLDILHYIQENIFHPENLRVEQMCTHLAISAGYLGKYFKKQTGETLQQYIINYKLRLVEMRLLHSDMRINEIVFELNYTDESHLNRLFKKYKGINPSEYRKMQNKL from the coding sequence ATGCCGGTTGCCAATCAGGTCTTGTATCAGCCTTTTGAAATTGAATACAAGGAATTGTCAGTTTTTCCAAAGAAAACTTACCGTAACAGTTTCTTCGTGCTGATATACATTCTGGAAGGGTCAGGTATTCAATATGTGAATAACCATCGCTTTAATTACAGAAAGGGAAATTTGTTTCTGATAACGCCACAGGATACATATTTCTTCGATATCATAAATCCTACCACGTTCTTTTTCCTTAGTTTTAATCAATCTTATATCAAAACAAGCAAGGATAACGATTGGGTGGAACGCATGGATTTTATTATGAATAATGCCAGTCACAGGCCCGGCTGTATCTTAAAGAACAGACTGGACAAGCCACTGATCGCTTCACTGGTTGAAAATATTGTACAGGAACTGAGCAATCAGCAGTTGTATCATTCCAAAATTACTGAGACCATTGTGAATGCAATTATTCTGGTAGTTGCAAGAAATATTGCCTTGAAACTGCCAAAAAATATCAAGGAAAATACCGGTGAAGCAGTTCTGGATATTTTGCATTACATACAGGAAAACATCTTTCATCCTGAGAATCTGAGAGTTGAACAAATGTGCACTCATTTGGCGATTTCAGCCGGTTATCTGGGAAAATATTTCAAAAAGCAAACCGGAGAAACTTTGCAGCAATATATCATCAATTACAAGTTGAGGTTAGTGGAAATGAGGCTTTTACACAGCGATATGCGTATCAATGAAATTGTATTTGAACTCAATTACACGGATGAAAGCCATTTGAACAGGCTGTTCAAAAAATACAAGGGCATCAATCCATCTGAATACAGAAAGATGCAAAATAAGCTTTAA
- a CDS encoding DUF3800 domain-containing protein — protein sequence MSMHNHVAFVDEWGNNGLDFTKKGRGGVPVSTHFIVVALTMPKDDIVQAEEVLERVRKKYFSKGIIKSSTVGTDHKRRKLILEELLKAPFQIFALVVDKRQLVSEGLRYKGSFYKFLHGLADRELFKIFPNLEMVASQRGTNTFMEGFIKYVHQTHIANLFNESSFGFVNNQDSLMVQAANFIAGTLARCYDETVITDQRQSFVDLLHPRLLTIKFWPDVFEPYLVKTTSDEQHYDATLAELSVKLANDFLHRKAPSQTPHVIDQHTCLSYLVFHFRHINANRYISSFEIIEHIKARRGKAVSLHYFQTKVIAPLRDAGVLIASSSRGYKLPASEADLYDFVNHSNTIIEPMLSRIQKFRNQIRMATNGELDVLDREEYSMIRKVVD from the coding sequence ATGAGCATGCATAATCACGTCGCCTTTGTGGATGAATGGGGAAATAATGGATTGGATTTCACAAAGAAAGGACGTGGCGGCGTTCCGGTTTCCACCCATTTTATAGTTGTTGCCCTTACGATGCCAAAGGACGATATTGTGCAGGCGGAAGAAGTTTTGGAGAGAGTCAGGAAAAAATATTTCTCAAAAGGAATTATTAAATCTTCAACCGTTGGAACCGACCATAAGCGCAGAAAGCTCATTTTGGAAGAACTTTTAAAGGCACCTTTTCAAATTTTTGCGCTGGTCGTGGACAAAAGGCAATTGGTCAGTGAAGGCCTGCGTTACAAAGGTTCCTTTTATAAATTTCTTCATGGATTAGCAGACAGGGAACTTTTCAAGATTTTTCCAAATCTGGAAATGGTAGCCAGCCAGCGTGGTACCAATACTTTTATGGAAGGCTTTATAAAGTATGTTCATCAGACTCATATCGCTAATCTATTCAATGAGTCAAGTTTCGGTTTTGTCAATAACCAGGATAGCCTGATGGTTCAGGCCGCGAATTTTATTGCTGGTACACTTGCCCGCTGTTACGATGAAACTGTGATTACAGACCAACGCCAAAGTTTTGTAGACCTGTTGCATCCCAGGTTGCTGACTATTAAATTCTGGCCGGATGTTTTTGAGCCTTACCTGGTAAAGACAACTTCGGACGAACAGCACTATGACGCTACTCTTGCGGAACTGAGCGTGAAACTGGCGAATGATTTTCTGCACCGGAAAGCACCGAGCCAAACACCGCATGTGATTGACCAGCATACCTGTCTGAGCTACCTTGTTTTTCATTTCAGGCACATCAATGCCAATCGCTATATTTCCAGTTTTGAGATCATTGAGCATATTAAAGCCAGGCGCGGAAAAGCAGTTTCACTTCATTATTTTCAGACAAAAGTGATTGCCCCCTTGCGTGATGCGGGTGTACTCATTGCGAGCAGTTCCCGTGGTTACAAACTTCCCGCCAGCGAAGCAGACCTGTACGACTTTGTAAACCACAGCAATACCATTATTGAACCGATGTTATCCAGGATTCAGAAATTCAGGAACCAGATCAGAATGGCTACGAACGGCGAACTGGATGTGCTTGACAGGGAAGAGTATAGTATGATCAGGAAGGTTGTAGATTAG
- a CDS encoding metallophosphoesterase — protein sequence MKYYLYLFFILSGFTASFGQDSIRYRVIFVGDAGEMNPKQQKALHQAADLIIPEKTIVMFLGDNIYPHGMGLPGDDDELVTQQVLKSQFSPMRAKGAPTYFVPGNHDWDRSGKEGLAKIKRQGQFLGEQSDPQLKLLPANGCPDPVALNLSDSLTVIVYDSEWWLFPFDKSNADCNCKTKEDVLLKMSGLRDQNKGKFIILASHHPFQSYGTHGGKYSLKDHIFPLTAVKKYLWIPLPIIGSLYPLLRTKFKNPEDMKHPLYQDLIQRVEQVFDSTTNVVHAAGHEHGLQFIKGKHIQVVSGAGAKHNFVKKGKNSLFADATQGFVTVDLLTGGSLKFTFYIYKKGSIRQEFTYSLAYSTGK from the coding sequence ATGAAATATTACCTGTATTTATTTTTTATACTTTCTGGTTTTACAGCAAGTTTTGGGCAGGATAGCATTCGTTACCGGGTGATTTTTGTTGGTGATGCCGGAGAAATGAATCCCAAACAGCAAAAAGCATTACATCAGGCGGCCGATCTGATTATTCCCGAAAAAACTATTGTCATGTTTCTGGGAGATAATATTTATCCGCATGGAATGGGTTTGCCGGGAGATGATGATGAACTGGTTACACAGCAAGTCCTGAAATCGCAGTTCTCACCGATGCGGGCTAAGGGAGCACCAACCTATTTTGTTCCCGGTAACCACGACTGGGACAGATCCGGGAAAGAAGGTTTGGCTAAAATTAAACGACAGGGGCAATTTTTAGGTGAACAGTCCGACCCGCAACTCAAACTTTTGCCAGCAAACGGGTGTCCGGATCCAGTTGCGTTAAATCTGTCTGACAGCCTGACAGTTATCGTATACGACAGTGAGTGGTGGCTTTTCCCGTTTGACAAATCGAACGCAGATTGTAACTGCAAAACCAAGGAAGATGTATTGCTGAAAATGAGCGGACTAAGAGATCAGAATAAAGGGAAATTTATCATTCTGGCGTCACACCATCCTTTTCAAAGTTATGGGACGCACGGCGGGAAATACAGTCTCAAAGACCATATATTTCCTCTCACTGCAGTCAAAAAATATCTGTGGATTCCACTTCCCATCATTGGTTCTCTGTATCCTTTATTACGTACCAAATTCAAAAACCCGGAAGACATGAAACATCCGCTGTACCAGGATTTGATCCAGCGTGTTGAGCAGGTATTCGACAGTACAACCAATGTAGTGCATGCCGCGGGCCATGAACATGGGCTTCAATTTATAAAGGGCAAACATATTCAGGTAGTAAGCGGGGCGGGGGCAAAGCATAATTTTGTCAAAAAAGGCAAAAATTCTTTGTTCGCTGATGCCACCCAGGGTTTTGTAACGGTTGATTTACTCACTGGCGGGAGCCTGAAATTTACTTTTTATATCTACAAAAAGGGCAGCATCCGGCAGGAGTTTACTTACTCACTGGCCTATTCAACCGGTAAATAG
- a CDS encoding TldD/PmbA family protein, with protein sequence MNRRQFVQLSGMGAAFLSSRLAQGKIVSAEDLLMPGMDGSAKKHLADTALNAAKSKGATYADVRIGRYLRQYFFTKEMRVENIVNSESYGLGIRVIANGTWGFCATNDLSLDSIAKCAATAVAIAKANAEMQEEPVILAPQKGVGIQTWKTPITKNAFAIPVKDKIDLLMKVNGEAIKNGATFVNSNLFFINEQKYFASTDGSYIDQDVHRMWPTFTVTAVDKKAGKFKTRDALSAPIGMGYEYLDGLASEKMSILGKPTVYRFSYDMVEDAILAAQQAKEKLSAKTVVAGKYDMILDPSNLGLTIHESVGHPLELDRVLGYEANLAGTSFATMEKWESKTFEYGSKIVNFVADKTQPNTMAAVGYDDEGVPCKNWDLIKDGILVNYQATRDQVHILGEKESQGCSFADSWDSIQFQRMPNVSLQSGKEKYSVGDMIRDTEKGIYILGRGSSSIDQQRYNFQFSGQLFYEIKNGEIVGMLDNAAYQSNSQEFWNSCVKICDKDDYRLFGTLFDGKGQPGQSSAVSHGCSTSRFNGVNVINTGRKI encoded by the coding sequence ATGAATAGAAGACAGTTTGTTCAATTATCCGGAATGGGAGCCGCGTTTTTATCCTCCCGATTGGCACAGGGTAAAATAGTATCAGCAGAAGATTTACTGATGCCCGGAATGGATGGATCAGCAAAAAAACACCTGGCCGACACTGCCCTGAATGCTGCCAAAAGTAAAGGAGCCACTTATGCCGACGTTCGGATCGGGAGATATTTACGCCAGTACTTTTTCACCAAAGAAATGCGGGTGGAAAATATTGTCAATTCAGAATCTTATGGATTAGGAATCCGGGTGATCGCTAACGGGACCTGGGGCTTTTGTGCGACCAATGATCTTTCTTTGGACAGTATTGCCAAATGTGCTGCAACCGCGGTAGCCATTGCAAAAGCCAACGCTGAAATGCAGGAAGAACCGGTGATACTGGCTCCGCAAAAGGGTGTCGGAATCCAGACCTGGAAAACACCGATCACTAAAAATGCATTTGCCATTCCGGTAAAAGATAAGATAGACCTGTTAATGAAAGTGAATGGAGAAGCCATAAAAAACGGCGCGACTTTCGTCAACTCCAACCTGTTCTTTATCAATGAACAAAAATATTTTGCATCCACCGATGGATCCTATATTGACCAGGATGTGCATCGTATGTGGCCGACTTTCACGGTTACGGCGGTTGACAAAAAAGCCGGCAAATTTAAAACCCGTGATGCTTTAAGTGCTCCGATCGGAATGGGCTACGAATATCTCGACGGGCTTGCTTCTGAAAAAATGTCGATCTTGGGGAAACCTACTGTATACCGGTTTTCATACGATATGGTAGAAGATGCGATTCTGGCAGCACAGCAGGCTAAGGAAAAACTGAGTGCGAAAACGGTGGTTGCCGGGAAATATGACATGATTCTCGATCCTTCCAATCTGGGTCTGACTATTCATGAATCCGTAGGACATCCGCTGGAACTGGACAGAGTTTTGGGTTATGAAGCCAACCTTGCAGGAACCAGTTTTGCAACCATGGAAAAGTGGGAATCGAAAACTTTCGAATATGGCAGTAAGATCGTCAATTTTGTAGCTGATAAAACCCAGCCGAATACGATGGCCGCAGTAGGTTATGACGATGAAGGCGTTCCTTGTAAAAACTGGGATCTGATAAAAGACGGTATACTTGTCAACTACCAGGCGACGCGCGACCAGGTGCATATTCTGGGTGAGAAAGAATCACAGGGATGTAGTTTTGCAGACAGCTGGGATTCGATACAGTTCCAGCGTATGCCAAATGTTTCGCTGCAATCCGGCAAAGAAAAATACAGTGTGGGGGACATGATCCGTGATACCGAAAAAGGAATTTATATTCTCGGGAGAGGATCATCTTCTATTGATCAGCAACGGTATAATTTCCAGTTCAGCGGACAGTTATTTTATGAAATAAAGAACGGCGAAATTGTCGGAATGCTGGACAACGCTGCTTATCAGTCAAATTCGCAGGAGTTCTGGAATTCGTGTGTAAAGATTTGTGACAAAGACGATTATCGTTTGTTCGGGACTTTATTTGATGGAAAAGGCCAGCCCGGACAATCAAGTGCAGTTTCTCATGGCTGTTCTACTTCGCGATTTAATGGCGTGAATGTGATCAATACGGGGAGGAAAATTTGA